From the genome of Dryobates pubescens isolate bDryPub1 chromosome 5, bDryPub1.pri, whole genome shotgun sequence, one region includes:
- the DACT1 gene encoding dapper homolog 1 isoform X4 encodes MRYQMAHSHAVQVSGVTAEVFGENCLRRRDAGLLNQLQELDKQISDLRLDVEKTTDEHLETDSRPSSGFYELSDGASGSLSNSSNSVFSECLSSCHSSTCFCSPLEATLNISDGRPKSADVHPKYQCDLVSKNGNDVYRYPSPLHAVAVQSPMFLLPVTENPQREEERLGCDISDVCAGSETDSGKSTTTFLPQSSWQAPCPSTSKRIDGYILSLVQKKTHAVRTNKPRTSLNADPTKGILRHGSMCVRQPAGVVAHGNIVNLKSSKQVCLPSGGTAAVDHTTPSPLKQRPREPAGEQLDSRKASLPVAFPPGATSELQSKHLPRSVKPAPPELNRNAVATAGDVPKENGQIFATSPKDSPGKPVLLQPENRVSHAPKKVLLKSSSQAARSSSPAVEERPTLDLKSEGSSSQSLDDGLLVNAQYIPAQQQSVKLHKGTRNVKILKSSMLKHRPHLANGLENSSQTLREKAKPVGKKCRFPDELDTNKKLKKPSSRGKRGSGLQPEAGLQSRQAGLHKSTIRSHGHGREVVVAKPKHKRADYRRWKSSAEISYEEALRRARRNRREGVGVYSQVPLPYVSPYAYVASDSEYSAECESLFHSTVVDTSEDEQSNYTTNCFGDSESSLSEVEFVGESTTTSDSDESGGLIWSQFVQTLPIQTVTAPELHENAAKAFVKIKASHNLKKKILRFRSGSLKLMTTV; translated from the exons ATGCGGTACCAGATGGCCCACAGCCACGCCGTGCAGGTCTCTGGGGTCACTGCCGAAGTTTTTGGAGAG AACTGCTTGAGAAGGAGGGATGCCGGCCTACTAAATCAGTTGCAAGAGCTAGATAAGCAAATAAGTGATCTCCGCCTGGACGTGGAGAAAACGACAGATGAACACCTTGAGACAGACAGCCGTCCAAGTTCAG GGTTTTATGAGCTGAGTGATGGAGCTTCTGGATCGCTCTCCAATTCATCTAACTCTGTCTTCAGTGAGTGTTTATCCAGTTGCCATTCTAGCACTTGCTTTTGCAGCCCTTTGGAGGCAACACTGAATATCTCAGATGGACGCCCTAAATCTGCAG ATGTACACCCAAAGTACCAGTGTGATCTGGTGTCTAAAAATGGGAATGACGTCTACCGGTACCCCAGCCCACTCCACGCGGTCGCTGTGCAGAGTCCCATGTTTCTTCTCCCCGTGACTGAAAACCCCCAGCGAGAAGAAGAAAGGCTTGGTTGTGATATTAGTGATGTTTGTGCTGGATCTGAAACGGACTCAGGAaaatccaccaccacctttcTCCCACAAAGCTCCTGGCAGGCACCATGCCCTTCCACTAGCAAGAGGATAGATGGATACATCTTAAGCCTGGTTCAGAAAAAGACTCATGCGGTAAGGACTAACAAACCGAGGACAAGTCTCAATGCCGATCCCACCAAAGGGATCTTGAGGCATGGAAGTATGTGTgtcaggcagcctgcaggggtgGTAGCTCATGGTAACATTGTGAACCTGAAAAGCTCCAAGCAAGTGTGCCTGCCTTCTGGTGGGACAGCTGCTGTGGACCACACAACACCCTCCCCGTTAaagcagaggccaagggagcCAGCTGGTGAGCAGCTGGATAGTAGGAAGGCATCTTTGCCAGTGGCTTTCCCACCTGGTGCAACCAGCGAACTTCAGAGCAAGCACCTGCCCCGGAGCGTCAAACcggcacctccagagctcaacCGCAATGCAGTGGCCACAGCAGGAGATGTTCCCAAGGAGAACGGGCAGATCTTTGCCACGTCTCCCAAAGACAGCCCAGGGAAGCCTGTGCTGTTGCAGCCAGAAAACAGGGTCAGTCACGCTCCCAAAAAAGTCCTGCTGAAGAGCAGTTCGCAGGCAGCTCGCTCCTCATCACCTGCTGTTGAAGAGAGGCCCACACTGGATTTGAAAAGTGAGGGCTCTTCTTCCCAGAGCCTGGATGATGGGTTGCTGGTGAATGCCCAGTACATAccagctcagcagcaaagcGTGAAGCTTCACAAAGGCACCCGAAATGTCAAGATTTTGAAAAGCTCCATGCTGAAGCACAGGCCCCACCTTGCCAATGGGTTGGAGAACAGTTCGCAGACCTTACGGGAGAAAGCCAAGCCCGTTGGCAAGAAGTGCCGCTTTCCAGATGAGTTGGATACAAATAAGAAACTGAAAAAACCCTCCTCGCGGGGTaagagaggcagtggtttgcaGCCTGAGGCCGGCCTCCAGAGTCGGCAGGCTGGACTGCACAAGTCCACCATCCGATCCCACGGGCATGGCCGGGAGGTTGTGGTGGCCAAGCCTAAACACAAGCGAGCCGATTACCGCCGGTGGAAGTCATCGGCAGAGATTTCCTACGAGGAGGCCCTGCGGCGGGCAAGGAGGAACCGTCGGGAAGGTGTAGGGGTCTACTCACAAGTTCCCCTGCCTTACGTCAGCCCGTATGCCTACGTGGCCAGCGACTCCGAGTACTCAGCAGAGTGCGAGTCCTTGTTCCACTCCACTGTGGTGGACACAAGTGAGGATGAACAGAGCAACTACACGACAAACTGCTTTGGAGACAGCGAGTCGAGCCTGAGTGAGGTGGAGTTTGTAGGGGAGAGCACGACCACCAGTGACTCTGATGAGAGCGGAGGCCTTATTTGGTCTCAGTTTGTCCAGACACTCCCCATCCAAACAGTTACggcaccagagctgcatgaAAATGCAGCGAAGGCCTTTGTCAAAATCAAAGCCTCCCATAACCTCAAGAAGAAAATCCTCCGCTTTCGGTCAGGTTCCTTGAAGCTCATGACAACTGTCTAG
- the DACT1 gene encoding dapper homolog 1 isoform X3, whose translation MRYQMAHSHAVQVSGVTAEVFGENCLRRRDAGLLNQLQELDKQISDLRLDVEKTTDEHLETDSRPSSGFYELSDGASGSLSNSSNSVFNLIGWMDYNKEGQHEDQTTGSVCRSLSTPHSNSLDVVADVHPKYQCDLVSKNGNDVYRYPSPLHAVAVQSPMFLLPVTENPQREEERLGCDISDVCAGSETDSGKSTTTFLPQSSWQAPCPSTSKRIDGYILSLVQKKTHAVRTNKPRTSLNADPTKGILRHGSMCVRQPAGVVAHGNIVNLKSSKQVCLPSGGTAAVDHTTPSPLKQRPREPAGEQLDSRKASLPVAFPPGATSELQSKHLPRSVKPAPPELNRNAVATAGDVPKENGQIFATSPKDSPGKPVLLQPENRVSHAPKKVLLKSSSQAARSSSPAVEERPTLDLKSEGSSSQSLDDGLLVNAQYIPAQQQSVKLHKGTRNVKILKSSMLKHRPHLANGLENSSQTLREKAKPVGKKCRFPDELDTNKKLKKPSSRGKRGSGLQPEAGLQSRQAGLHKSTIRSHGHGREVVVAKPKHKRADYRRWKSSAEISYEEALRRARRNRREGVGVYSQVPLPYVSPYAYVASDSEYSAECESLFHSTVVDTSEDEQSNYTTNCFGDSESSLSEVEFVGESTTTSDSDESGGLIWSQFVQTLPIQTVTAPELHENAAKAFVKIKASHNLKKKILRFRSGSLKLMTTV comes from the exons ATGCGGTACCAGATGGCCCACAGCCACGCCGTGCAGGTCTCTGGGGTCACTGCCGAAGTTTTTGGAGAG AACTGCTTGAGAAGGAGGGATGCCGGCCTACTAAATCAGTTGCAAGAGCTAGATAAGCAAATAAGTGATCTCCGCCTGGACGTGGAGAAAACGACAGATGAACACCTTGAGACAGACAGCCGTCCAAGTTCAG GGTTTTATGAGCTGAGTGATGGAGCTTCTGGATCGCTCTCCAATTCATCTAACTCTGTCTTCA ATCTCATAGGCTGGATGGACTATAATAAGGAAGGCCAGCATGAGGACCAGACCACAGGCTCTGTCTGTCGCTCTTTGTCCACACCGCACTCAAATTCCCTCGATGTCGTTGCAGATGTACACCCAAAGTACCAGTGTGATCTGGTGTCTAAAAATGGGAATGACGTCTACCGGTACCCCAGCCCACTCCACGCGGTCGCTGTGCAGAGTCCCATGTTTCTTCTCCCCGTGACTGAAAACCCCCAGCGAGAAGAAGAAAGGCTTGGTTGTGATATTAGTGATGTTTGTGCTGGATCTGAAACGGACTCAGGAaaatccaccaccacctttcTCCCACAAAGCTCCTGGCAGGCACCATGCCCTTCCACTAGCAAGAGGATAGATGGATACATCTTAAGCCTGGTTCAGAAAAAGACTCATGCGGTAAGGACTAACAAACCGAGGACAAGTCTCAATGCCGATCCCACCAAAGGGATCTTGAGGCATGGAAGTATGTGTgtcaggcagcctgcaggggtgGTAGCTCATGGTAACATTGTGAACCTGAAAAGCTCCAAGCAAGTGTGCCTGCCTTCTGGTGGGACAGCTGCTGTGGACCACACAACACCCTCCCCGTTAaagcagaggccaagggagcCAGCTGGTGAGCAGCTGGATAGTAGGAAGGCATCTTTGCCAGTGGCTTTCCCACCTGGTGCAACCAGCGAACTTCAGAGCAAGCACCTGCCCCGGAGCGTCAAACcggcacctccagagctcaacCGCAATGCAGTGGCCACAGCAGGAGATGTTCCCAAGGAGAACGGGCAGATCTTTGCCACGTCTCCCAAAGACAGCCCAGGGAAGCCTGTGCTGTTGCAGCCAGAAAACAGGGTCAGTCACGCTCCCAAAAAAGTCCTGCTGAAGAGCAGTTCGCAGGCAGCTCGCTCCTCATCACCTGCTGTTGAAGAGAGGCCCACACTGGATTTGAAAAGTGAGGGCTCTTCTTCCCAGAGCCTGGATGATGGGTTGCTGGTGAATGCCCAGTACATAccagctcagcagcaaagcGTGAAGCTTCACAAAGGCACCCGAAATGTCAAGATTTTGAAAAGCTCCATGCTGAAGCACAGGCCCCACCTTGCCAATGGGTTGGAGAACAGTTCGCAGACCTTACGGGAGAAAGCCAAGCCCGTTGGCAAGAAGTGCCGCTTTCCAGATGAGTTGGATACAAATAAGAAACTGAAAAAACCCTCCTCGCGGGGTaagagaggcagtggtttgcaGCCTGAGGCCGGCCTCCAGAGTCGGCAGGCTGGACTGCACAAGTCCACCATCCGATCCCACGGGCATGGCCGGGAGGTTGTGGTGGCCAAGCCTAAACACAAGCGAGCCGATTACCGCCGGTGGAAGTCATCGGCAGAGATTTCCTACGAGGAGGCCCTGCGGCGGGCAAGGAGGAACCGTCGGGAAGGTGTAGGGGTCTACTCACAAGTTCCCCTGCCTTACGTCAGCCCGTATGCCTACGTGGCCAGCGACTCCGAGTACTCAGCAGAGTGCGAGTCCTTGTTCCACTCCACTGTGGTGGACACAAGTGAGGATGAACAGAGCAACTACACGACAAACTGCTTTGGAGACAGCGAGTCGAGCCTGAGTGAGGTGGAGTTTGTAGGGGAGAGCACGACCACCAGTGACTCTGATGAGAGCGGAGGCCTTATTTGGTCTCAGTTTGTCCAGACACTCCCCATCCAAACAGTTACggcaccagagctgcatgaAAATGCAGCGAAGGCCTTTGTCAAAATCAAAGCCTCCCATAACCTCAAGAAGAAAATCCTCCGCTTTCGGTCAGGTTCCTTGAAGCTCATGACAACTGTCTAG
- the DACT1 gene encoding dapper homolog 1 isoform X1: MKASPAAAAAATATATGPGPGPAGGPREPDARWREKGEAEAERQRTRERLEATLAGLGELEYLRQRQELLVKSLLLQRPAGIGPGAQAGRGEPPGEGPPPRSLEEKFLEENILLLRRQLNCLRRRDAGLLNQLQELDKQISDLRLDVEKTTDEHLETDSRPSSGFYELSDGASGSLSNSSNSVFSECLSSCHSSTCFCSPLEATLNISDGRPKSADLIGWMDYNKEGQHEDQTTGSVCRSLSTPHSNSLDVVADVHPKYQCDLVSKNGNDVYRYPSPLHAVAVQSPMFLLPVTENPQREEERLGCDISDVCAGSETDSGKSTTTFLPQSSWQAPCPSTSKRIDGYILSLVQKKTHAVRTNKPRTSLNADPTKGILRHGSMCVRQPAGVVAHGNIVNLKSSKQVCLPSGGTAAVDHTTPSPLKQRPREPAGEQLDSRKASLPVAFPPGATSELQSKHLPRSVKPAPPELNRNAVATAGDVPKENGQIFATSPKDSPGKPVLLQPENRVSHAPKKVLLKSSSQAARSSSPAVEERPTLDLKSEGSSSQSLDDGLLVNAQYIPAQQQSVKLHKGTRNVKILKSSMLKHRPHLANGLENSSQTLREKAKPVGKKCRFPDELDTNKKLKKPSSRGKRGSGLQPEAGLQSRQAGLHKSTIRSHGHGREVVVAKPKHKRADYRRWKSSAEISYEEALRRARRNRREGVGVYSQVPLPYVSPYAYVASDSEYSAECESLFHSTVVDTSEDEQSNYTTNCFGDSESSLSEVEFVGESTTTSDSDESGGLIWSQFVQTLPIQTVTAPELHENAAKAFVKIKASHNLKKKILRFRSGSLKLMTTV; this comes from the exons ATGAAGGCGAGCCCCGCTGCAGCCGCCGCTGCCACGGCCACGGCGACGGGGCCGGGGCCAGGGCCGGCGGGGGGACCGCGGGAGCCTGATGCGCGCTGGAGGGAGAAGGGCGAAGCGGAGGCAGAGCGGCAGCGCACTCGCGAGCGGCTGGAGGCCACGCTCGCTGGGCTGGGCGAGCTGGAGTACCTGAGGCagcggcaggagctgctggtgaagagtctcCTGCTGCAGCGGCCGGCGGGCATCGGGCCTGGGGCGCAGGCTGGCCGCGGGGAGCCGCCGGGCGAGGGGCCGCCGCCgcgcagcctggaggagaagttCCTAGAGGAGAACATTCTCCTTCTGCGGAGGCAGCTG AACTGCTTGAGAAGGAGGGATGCCGGCCTACTAAATCAGTTGCAAGAGCTAGATAAGCAAATAAGTGATCTCCGCCTGGACGTGGAGAAAACGACAGATGAACACCTTGAGACAGACAGCCGTCCAAGTTCAG GGTTTTATGAGCTGAGTGATGGAGCTTCTGGATCGCTCTCCAATTCATCTAACTCTGTCTTCAGTGAGTGTTTATCCAGTTGCCATTCTAGCACTTGCTTTTGCAGCCCTTTGGAGGCAACACTGAATATCTCAGATGGACGCCCTAAATCTGCAG ATCTCATAGGCTGGATGGACTATAATAAGGAAGGCCAGCATGAGGACCAGACCACAGGCTCTGTCTGTCGCTCTTTGTCCACACCGCACTCAAATTCCCTCGATGTCGTTGCAGATGTACACCCAAAGTACCAGTGTGATCTGGTGTCTAAAAATGGGAATGACGTCTACCGGTACCCCAGCCCACTCCACGCGGTCGCTGTGCAGAGTCCCATGTTTCTTCTCCCCGTGACTGAAAACCCCCAGCGAGAAGAAGAAAGGCTTGGTTGTGATATTAGTGATGTTTGTGCTGGATCTGAAACGGACTCAGGAaaatccaccaccacctttcTCCCACAAAGCTCCTGGCAGGCACCATGCCCTTCCACTAGCAAGAGGATAGATGGATACATCTTAAGCCTGGTTCAGAAAAAGACTCATGCGGTAAGGACTAACAAACCGAGGACAAGTCTCAATGCCGATCCCACCAAAGGGATCTTGAGGCATGGAAGTATGTGTgtcaggcagcctgcaggggtgGTAGCTCATGGTAACATTGTGAACCTGAAAAGCTCCAAGCAAGTGTGCCTGCCTTCTGGTGGGACAGCTGCTGTGGACCACACAACACCCTCCCCGTTAaagcagaggccaagggagcCAGCTGGTGAGCAGCTGGATAGTAGGAAGGCATCTTTGCCAGTGGCTTTCCCACCTGGTGCAACCAGCGAACTTCAGAGCAAGCACCTGCCCCGGAGCGTCAAACcggcacctccagagctcaacCGCAATGCAGTGGCCACAGCAGGAGATGTTCCCAAGGAGAACGGGCAGATCTTTGCCACGTCTCCCAAAGACAGCCCAGGGAAGCCTGTGCTGTTGCAGCCAGAAAACAGGGTCAGTCACGCTCCCAAAAAAGTCCTGCTGAAGAGCAGTTCGCAGGCAGCTCGCTCCTCATCACCTGCTGTTGAAGAGAGGCCCACACTGGATTTGAAAAGTGAGGGCTCTTCTTCCCAGAGCCTGGATGATGGGTTGCTGGTGAATGCCCAGTACATAccagctcagcagcaaagcGTGAAGCTTCACAAAGGCACCCGAAATGTCAAGATTTTGAAAAGCTCCATGCTGAAGCACAGGCCCCACCTTGCCAATGGGTTGGAGAACAGTTCGCAGACCTTACGGGAGAAAGCCAAGCCCGTTGGCAAGAAGTGCCGCTTTCCAGATGAGTTGGATACAAATAAGAAACTGAAAAAACCCTCCTCGCGGGGTaagagaggcagtggtttgcaGCCTGAGGCCGGCCTCCAGAGTCGGCAGGCTGGACTGCACAAGTCCACCATCCGATCCCACGGGCATGGCCGGGAGGTTGTGGTGGCCAAGCCTAAACACAAGCGAGCCGATTACCGCCGGTGGAAGTCATCGGCAGAGATTTCCTACGAGGAGGCCCTGCGGCGGGCAAGGAGGAACCGTCGGGAAGGTGTAGGGGTCTACTCACAAGTTCCCCTGCCTTACGTCAGCCCGTATGCCTACGTGGCCAGCGACTCCGAGTACTCAGCAGAGTGCGAGTCCTTGTTCCACTCCACTGTGGTGGACACAAGTGAGGATGAACAGAGCAACTACACGACAAACTGCTTTGGAGACAGCGAGTCGAGCCTGAGTGAGGTGGAGTTTGTAGGGGAGAGCACGACCACCAGTGACTCTGATGAGAGCGGAGGCCTTATTTGGTCTCAGTTTGTCCAGACACTCCCCATCCAAACAGTTACggcaccagagctgcatgaAAATGCAGCGAAGGCCTTTGTCAAAATCAAAGCCTCCCATAACCTCAAGAAGAAAATCCTCCGCTTTCGGTCAGGTTCCTTGAAGCTCATGACAACTGTCTAG
- the DACT1 gene encoding dapper homolog 1 isoform X2: MRYQMAHSHAVQVSGVTAEVFGENCLRRRDAGLLNQLQELDKQISDLRLDVEKTTDEHLETDSRPSSGFYELSDGASGSLSNSSNSVFSECLSSCHSSTCFCSPLEATLNISDGRPKSADLIGWMDYNKEGQHEDQTTGSVCRSLSTPHSNSLDVVADVHPKYQCDLVSKNGNDVYRYPSPLHAVAVQSPMFLLPVTENPQREEERLGCDISDVCAGSETDSGKSTTTFLPQSSWQAPCPSTSKRIDGYILSLVQKKTHAVRTNKPRTSLNADPTKGILRHGSMCVRQPAGVVAHGNIVNLKSSKQVCLPSGGTAAVDHTTPSPLKQRPREPAGEQLDSRKASLPVAFPPGATSELQSKHLPRSVKPAPPELNRNAVATAGDVPKENGQIFATSPKDSPGKPVLLQPENRVSHAPKKVLLKSSSQAARSSSPAVEERPTLDLKSEGSSSQSLDDGLLVNAQYIPAQQQSVKLHKGTRNVKILKSSMLKHRPHLANGLENSSQTLREKAKPVGKKCRFPDELDTNKKLKKPSSRGKRGSGLQPEAGLQSRQAGLHKSTIRSHGHGREVVVAKPKHKRADYRRWKSSAEISYEEALRRARRNRREGVGVYSQVPLPYVSPYAYVASDSEYSAECESLFHSTVVDTSEDEQSNYTTNCFGDSESSLSEVEFVGESTTTSDSDESGGLIWSQFVQTLPIQTVTAPELHENAAKAFVKIKASHNLKKKILRFRSGSLKLMTTV, encoded by the exons ATGCGGTACCAGATGGCCCACAGCCACGCCGTGCAGGTCTCTGGGGTCACTGCCGAAGTTTTTGGAGAG AACTGCTTGAGAAGGAGGGATGCCGGCCTACTAAATCAGTTGCAAGAGCTAGATAAGCAAATAAGTGATCTCCGCCTGGACGTGGAGAAAACGACAGATGAACACCTTGAGACAGACAGCCGTCCAAGTTCAG GGTTTTATGAGCTGAGTGATGGAGCTTCTGGATCGCTCTCCAATTCATCTAACTCTGTCTTCAGTGAGTGTTTATCCAGTTGCCATTCTAGCACTTGCTTTTGCAGCCCTTTGGAGGCAACACTGAATATCTCAGATGGACGCCCTAAATCTGCAG ATCTCATAGGCTGGATGGACTATAATAAGGAAGGCCAGCATGAGGACCAGACCACAGGCTCTGTCTGTCGCTCTTTGTCCACACCGCACTCAAATTCCCTCGATGTCGTTGCAGATGTACACCCAAAGTACCAGTGTGATCTGGTGTCTAAAAATGGGAATGACGTCTACCGGTACCCCAGCCCACTCCACGCGGTCGCTGTGCAGAGTCCCATGTTTCTTCTCCCCGTGACTGAAAACCCCCAGCGAGAAGAAGAAAGGCTTGGTTGTGATATTAGTGATGTTTGTGCTGGATCTGAAACGGACTCAGGAaaatccaccaccacctttcTCCCACAAAGCTCCTGGCAGGCACCATGCCCTTCCACTAGCAAGAGGATAGATGGATACATCTTAAGCCTGGTTCAGAAAAAGACTCATGCGGTAAGGACTAACAAACCGAGGACAAGTCTCAATGCCGATCCCACCAAAGGGATCTTGAGGCATGGAAGTATGTGTgtcaggcagcctgcaggggtgGTAGCTCATGGTAACATTGTGAACCTGAAAAGCTCCAAGCAAGTGTGCCTGCCTTCTGGTGGGACAGCTGCTGTGGACCACACAACACCCTCCCCGTTAaagcagaggccaagggagcCAGCTGGTGAGCAGCTGGATAGTAGGAAGGCATCTTTGCCAGTGGCTTTCCCACCTGGTGCAACCAGCGAACTTCAGAGCAAGCACCTGCCCCGGAGCGTCAAACcggcacctccagagctcaacCGCAATGCAGTGGCCACAGCAGGAGATGTTCCCAAGGAGAACGGGCAGATCTTTGCCACGTCTCCCAAAGACAGCCCAGGGAAGCCTGTGCTGTTGCAGCCAGAAAACAGGGTCAGTCACGCTCCCAAAAAAGTCCTGCTGAAGAGCAGTTCGCAGGCAGCTCGCTCCTCATCACCTGCTGTTGAAGAGAGGCCCACACTGGATTTGAAAAGTGAGGGCTCTTCTTCCCAGAGCCTGGATGATGGGTTGCTGGTGAATGCCCAGTACATAccagctcagcagcaaagcGTGAAGCTTCACAAAGGCACCCGAAATGTCAAGATTTTGAAAAGCTCCATGCTGAAGCACAGGCCCCACCTTGCCAATGGGTTGGAGAACAGTTCGCAGACCTTACGGGAGAAAGCCAAGCCCGTTGGCAAGAAGTGCCGCTTTCCAGATGAGTTGGATACAAATAAGAAACTGAAAAAACCCTCCTCGCGGGGTaagagaggcagtggtttgcaGCCTGAGGCCGGCCTCCAGAGTCGGCAGGCTGGACTGCACAAGTCCACCATCCGATCCCACGGGCATGGCCGGGAGGTTGTGGTGGCCAAGCCTAAACACAAGCGAGCCGATTACCGCCGGTGGAAGTCATCGGCAGAGATTTCCTACGAGGAGGCCCTGCGGCGGGCAAGGAGGAACCGTCGGGAAGGTGTAGGGGTCTACTCACAAGTTCCCCTGCCTTACGTCAGCCCGTATGCCTACGTGGCCAGCGACTCCGAGTACTCAGCAGAGTGCGAGTCCTTGTTCCACTCCACTGTGGTGGACACAAGTGAGGATGAACAGAGCAACTACACGACAAACTGCTTTGGAGACAGCGAGTCGAGCCTGAGTGAGGTGGAGTTTGTAGGGGAGAGCACGACCACCAGTGACTCTGATGAGAGCGGAGGCCTTATTTGGTCTCAGTTTGTCCAGACACTCCCCATCCAAACAGTTACggcaccagagctgcatgaAAATGCAGCGAAGGCCTTTGTCAAAATCAAAGCCTCCCATAACCTCAAGAAGAAAATCCTCCGCTTTCGGTCAGGTTCCTTGAAGCTCATGACAACTGTCTAG
- the DACT1 gene encoding dapper homolog 1 isoform X5, which translates to MRYQMAHSHAVQVSGVTAEVFGENCLRRRDAGLLNQLQELDKQISDLRLDVEKTTDEHLETDSRPSSGFYELSDGASGSLSNSSNSVFNVHPKYQCDLVSKNGNDVYRYPSPLHAVAVQSPMFLLPVTENPQREEERLGCDISDVCAGSETDSGKSTTTFLPQSSWQAPCPSTSKRIDGYILSLVQKKTHAVRTNKPRTSLNADPTKGILRHGSMCVRQPAGVVAHGNIVNLKSSKQVCLPSGGTAAVDHTTPSPLKQRPREPAGEQLDSRKASLPVAFPPGATSELQSKHLPRSVKPAPPELNRNAVATAGDVPKENGQIFATSPKDSPGKPVLLQPENRVSHAPKKVLLKSSSQAARSSSPAVEERPTLDLKSEGSSSQSLDDGLLVNAQYIPAQQQSVKLHKGTRNVKILKSSMLKHRPHLANGLENSSQTLREKAKPVGKKCRFPDELDTNKKLKKPSSRGKRGSGLQPEAGLQSRQAGLHKSTIRSHGHGREVVVAKPKHKRADYRRWKSSAEISYEEALRRARRNRREGVGVYSQVPLPYVSPYAYVASDSEYSAECESLFHSTVVDTSEDEQSNYTTNCFGDSESSLSEVEFVGESTTTSDSDESGGLIWSQFVQTLPIQTVTAPELHENAAKAFVKIKASHNLKKKILRFRSGSLKLMTTV; encoded by the exons ATGCGGTACCAGATGGCCCACAGCCACGCCGTGCAGGTCTCTGGGGTCACTGCCGAAGTTTTTGGAGAG AACTGCTTGAGAAGGAGGGATGCCGGCCTACTAAATCAGTTGCAAGAGCTAGATAAGCAAATAAGTGATCTCCGCCTGGACGTGGAGAAAACGACAGATGAACACCTTGAGACAGACAGCCGTCCAAGTTCAG GGTTTTATGAGCTGAGTGATGGAGCTTCTGGATCGCTCTCCAATTCATCTAACTCTGTCTTCA ATGTACACCCAAAGTACCAGTGTGATCTGGTGTCTAAAAATGGGAATGACGTCTACCGGTACCCCAGCCCACTCCACGCGGTCGCTGTGCAGAGTCCCATGTTTCTTCTCCCCGTGACTGAAAACCCCCAGCGAGAAGAAGAAAGGCTTGGTTGTGATATTAGTGATGTTTGTGCTGGATCTGAAACGGACTCAGGAaaatccaccaccacctttcTCCCACAAAGCTCCTGGCAGGCACCATGCCCTTCCACTAGCAAGAGGATAGATGGATACATCTTAAGCCTGGTTCAGAAAAAGACTCATGCGGTAAGGACTAACAAACCGAGGACAAGTCTCAATGCCGATCCCACCAAAGGGATCTTGAGGCATGGAAGTATGTGTgtcaggcagcctgcaggggtgGTAGCTCATGGTAACATTGTGAACCTGAAAAGCTCCAAGCAAGTGTGCCTGCCTTCTGGTGGGACAGCTGCTGTGGACCACACAACACCCTCCCCGTTAaagcagaggccaagggagcCAGCTGGTGAGCAGCTGGATAGTAGGAAGGCATCTTTGCCAGTGGCTTTCCCACCTGGTGCAACCAGCGAACTTCAGAGCAAGCACCTGCCCCGGAGCGTCAAACcggcacctccagagctcaacCGCAATGCAGTGGCCACAGCAGGAGATGTTCCCAAGGAGAACGGGCAGATCTTTGCCACGTCTCCCAAAGACAGCCCAGGGAAGCCTGTGCTGTTGCAGCCAGAAAACAGGGTCAGTCACGCTCCCAAAAAAGTCCTGCTGAAGAGCAGTTCGCAGGCAGCTCGCTCCTCATCACCTGCTGTTGAAGAGAGGCCCACACTGGATTTGAAAAGTGAGGGCTCTTCTTCCCAGAGCCTGGATGATGGGTTGCTGGTGAATGCCCAGTACATAccagctcagcagcaaagcGTGAAGCTTCACAAAGGCACCCGAAATGTCAAGATTTTGAAAAGCTCCATGCTGAAGCACAGGCCCCACCTTGCCAATGGGTTGGAGAACAGTTCGCAGACCTTACGGGAGAAAGCCAAGCCCGTTGGCAAGAAGTGCCGCTTTCCAGATGAGTTGGATACAAATAAGAAACTGAAAAAACCCTCCTCGCGGGGTaagagaggcagtggtttgcaGCCTGAGGCCGGCCTCCAGAGTCGGCAGGCTGGACTGCACAAGTCCACCATCCGATCCCACGGGCATGGCCGGGAGGTTGTGGTGGCCAAGCCTAAACACAAGCGAGCCGATTACCGCCGGTGGAAGTCATCGGCAGAGATTTCCTACGAGGAGGCCCTGCGGCGGGCAAGGAGGAACCGTCGGGAAGGTGTAGGGGTCTACTCACAAGTTCCCCTGCCTTACGTCAGCCCGTATGCCTACGTGGCCAGCGACTCCGAGTACTCAGCAGAGTGCGAGTCCTTGTTCCACTCCACTGTGGTGGACACAAGTGAGGATGAACAGAGCAACTACACGACAAACTGCTTTGGAGACAGCGAGTCGAGCCTGAGTGAGGTGGAGTTTGTAGGGGAGAGCACGACCACCAGTGACTCTGATGAGAGCGGAGGCCTTATTTGGTCTCAGTTTGTCCAGACACTCCCCATCCAAACAGTTACggcaccagagctgcatgaAAATGCAGCGAAGGCCTTTGTCAAAATCAAAGCCTCCCATAACCTCAAGAAGAAAATCCTCCGCTTTCGGTCAGGTTCCTTGAAGCTCATGACAACTGTCTAG